One Gossypium hirsutum isolate 1008001.06 chromosome A08, Gossypium_hirsutum_v2.1, whole genome shotgun sequence genomic window, cttgtctcttccagtctgcattcttataatctcgatgGAAGTTAGACGCAATGTGCCGTATGCAGTAAACAGATCTCCATGGCACACCGGAACGCCTAATGGTGGCAATTAATCctttccctctatcggagatgatgcaaatacTATTAttactaataacatacctccgtaggtttgtaaggaagaattcccacgaCCCCATATTCTTTTTATCTACGATGGCAAACGCAATCGGGAGCATGTTATTGTTCCCGTCCTGAGCAATCGCAAGAAGTAAGATCTGTGTATATTTACCGTATAGCCATgtcccatctacttgcacaaacggcttgcagtggggaaatgcacgtacacatggatcaaacgtccagaacatctgttggaaatttttttttcttggttataGTTACTCATCCGGGCCATAATAAGGTCTTGTCTGCAACTCAATGGCAGTCCCTGGTACGTACTCCCTCATAGCGGCAATCCATCCCTGCAGCTCATTATATGATGCATCGAAATCTCCGTACAATTGCCCAATTgtcatctgtttagctatccatgccttccgGTATGACACTCGATACTAGAATCGTGCCTGTATTTCGGCAATCAGTACTGAAAccttaatggtcggcatgtctttaaccattggcatgatgcacgtacaaatagttttggaatcaagttttcgatgatcttctgtcatacgtgatgaaatgcatgtgtgaagactaacaaattttcgtatctctcATATTTGCGACTTTTGGATAAATGCAGCTCGTATCCGCAAATTGCAGCCTTCCGCCGACTtccaacactctccaatatataatgtcggtttagacACGACGACTTTATAGTCTACTGATATATTCATACTATACCGTTTAATGGCAAATACGTACTCTTCCTTATTTTCGAATCTCTGGCCTATGAACAACTCCTCAGGATCAGAATATACGGCCATCCGATGAGCAGATTGTATTTTAGGGTACTCTGAAAACTCGGCTACATGCGCCGCATCGGGGTCTATCCGAGACATGTGTGCCCCAGGATTATTATGTATCACAATACGACGAATCTGGTTCTCGACTGAAGACGCATTAACATTTACTTCCTCATTCACgccttcatcgtcaatatcatccggGACCTCATCCACGTTGGGATCACTTTCACTATCGACTTCATGATCAGAAGGATCACTACTATGGTATACATCATCACCAATCACAGTAGTCTCGGGTGCAGCATTAAGATCAATGTCGATCCCATGTATAGTTGATTGACTACCAACGTATGATACCGGAACCACCATACACGGTTCTTGAGCTCCATCTTTttcacctaatggagtgggaTCTTCAGTTTCCTCCACAacagctaactcagcaaataactgaatcggtgcattttggttgctccaagtcccacaataaagagcgaccactgtctccacgtcttcatcgtctacaagttccatttcggtgaattttatgggatccatagaaactggaaacttgtagaaaagtttcgagatccttctcTCACAACgtttataaattttttcactaattttttccttcatatcatcaaaagagatatttctattgaatctcattgctacttgtttgcgacattcaaatatacatcctacgcttgttgtcaaaatttctccatcaaaataaacgcatacaaaaaactgATTCTCCATATCCAATactaaatctattaaaaaaatttcaaaattctcaaaatagtTTCGAATAGCAAAAAAgttgcataaaatttttaatgcaaaatttttcattcagaagctaacaaaattattaatctaacaaacttttaaataataaaatttctaacaaaattctacattctatttaaaaataaataaattaaaatatcttatCCTTCTTCTTGctttcctttctttccttcttctccCTCTCTTCTTACTTCTATTTTCCTGCTAAATTTTTTGTATGTTCTTCATCAAATTTTCGAGGGAATATGTAGGGAAAAAATTAAGCATGTGGGCCCTACTAGTTGTGCCTACCAAGAAGGCACAACTACTCGTGCTTGTCAGATTGAGCCCGTCAGATAGGCACAACATGTATGTATGTTTTTCCCGTCCATATACACGGGTTGTATACTAACccgaaaaaaatataataataattttttaaatgaaaaaaatttaatattaaaaaaatcagttGTGCTTGTCAGGTAGGCACGACctaaaaaaatatactattttcgtaattaatctggCTGACAACCTATTCTcgtgtataaatttttttataatattgaggTAAAAAACCCGTCAAAAGTTACATTATCCCCTCATTTTTCACGGCCATTAACAAAATTGGCTTAAATGactaataattttcaaatttaggaATCAAAgtagataaaaaaaagtttaaggacCAATGTGGACTTACTTGTCAAATTCAGAGACTAAGAGTTACATTCTCCCTTTTTATAATGTTGTTAATTAATTCATAGTTAATatattaacttttcaattaaagtataatgtggttatatatattttgaaaatataaatttaaaattaaaaaataaagagattaaattattgaaaataaaaacaataggacttaatatataaaaagtaaagATTTAAAATCACGATTGTTTAAACTAGACCGAATCATCAAATTAATTGACCTATGAATCAGTATAGACAAATTGACTCAAGTTAAATACTCAATTGAatcaatcttttattttttaaattttaaatttttataatttttaataatttattttatcaaaccaTATAAATTTGATGGCATGATGAATTCGATCATCCACCTAATTATGAAAACATTACCTAATTTTTTACTTTACAGCTTATCACAAACAAATTATTAACTCACAGGAATTGAGTGGATGATACTAGTAGTAAAAGCAAAGAggatttactaaattaaaataggAATGGTTGTATATAATTAAGTTCTCCCTTTTGATTTTATCAATTGCCGTGGAGTAGTTTGTCAGTAAAAGGAAGACAAAAGGTGAAAAaggttaaaaaagaagaagagaaattcaGAACAACCGTTTCCCGGCAACTTGCAGTTGTTCACGTTCCTAGTGTCAATCCCCGTAAATAAACCGAAAACCAGTGTCATTTAAACCCTCACTTTATTcaattaccaaaacaaatttcttttcACCTAATCGTTGTTTCTTCTGTGGATCTCTCTGGAGGGGGAAAAAGGAAGACTGAAGTTATGGGAAATGCAAATGGAAGAGAAGACGGAGCCAATGGTGGTATCGAAAATCTTTACTTAAGATCCAACGGTGGGGAGCCCATCGTTCCTGGAGCCGGCCCCTCGGCCTCTGCAGTAGTTGTTAAAGTGCCGTCGTCTGATTCAATGGCGAATAGTCCGCCGCAGAGCCCTAGCCGGTCTCGATCCCCTCTTTTGTTCGCGCCTCAGGTTCGTATCTTCGAAATTTCAATGATCTAAATTAGTACAATTCTAAATTACTAAtctaaaaggggaaaaaaaaaggagagagattttgtttcaaatttaatttgaataagtACAAATCTAAGTCTTGATTGGCAATTTGAGTGACTAACTGAAGAAAATTCTGTCTTGACAGATagggaaatttaaaaaaaaaaattgaattgtttcATTGAGACGTGGACGATAATTTTTTGGGCGTCTTCTTTCTGGTCATAATTTAGGGCAGTTTTGCAAAATCTGGTGAGTGGAGATGTTgattctaagtttttttttttaaagcaatGTAGCCTTGTTGCTTTGTGAGAAATTCGTTAGAAGTTTGGAATGTAGTAGTTTTATGGGATTCTTTGGAGAAATGGAATGTAATAGTTCTTTTACACATGTTAATTCTCAAGAGGGAATGCTTAGATGTTTGAATCTTCATTATTCTCTTTTTGAGCTGATGATAGATGAGAGATAAACACAAATGAACATGAGGGGAAGGGGGAAGATTGTCTGATAAGTCTAACCAATGCCAAAGCCCAAAAAGCATACAACTTCTGGAAACATTGTGCGGGAAGCCCCAATATCGTTGGTCTTTAGATTGGTTTGTGTCCACGAAGACTTGCTCTTTTAATATGTGTGTGGCTATGATTTCATCTATAGATTCATGTGGATCTCTAGATGCCTAATTTGGAGGTGTGAGTATCTGCATTGCTTGCAAGATCAAGTAATTGGTTTTGTAAATTGTGTTTTGTCAATTAATTTGTTTTGTTTCATTAATCTTCATCTGGTCAGATAGTAATTAAGGTCGGAGAAGTGTGCTGATGATTTACCTATGAACTAAAGAGTTTTGTCTATCAGTTTAGAGGCCTTTCTACTGATAGTTTGGTTGCTTTTGGTGAATTTTCAGGTTCCTGTAGCTCCCTTACCAAGGGGTGATGGCCATTCCTTTTTCAGCCAAATTTGGCGGCATGATTCACCTGGGGTTGTTGATAGTGCAACTGAGAAAGGTATTCCTGTCATCATTACATGGAATTTTGGTGGTCATGATGTGGCTGTGGAAGGTTCTTGGGACAACTGGAGATCAAGGTCGGGTTTCAGCCCCTTGCATTATAGACACTGACTTTCACGCTTAAGAAATCCCACTGTTTCTCTTTTTGTTTGAATAGTCAAACCCAAGCTTGGATGGCATATAATTGAGTCTGTTATTTTTGCTTCCAGGAAGAAACTGCTGAGATCTGGTAAGGACCACTCAATTCTTTTGGTCCTTCCATCTGGCATATACCATTACAAGTTTATTGTTGATGGCGAATGGAGATATATGCCTGATCTACCTTTTGTAGCTAATGAATTGGGCCATATTTGTAATCTTCTTGATGTTCATGTATGTATCTTCTTATATGACACTTGCTCAAATTTGAATCATTTAACTTCTTTTGTACTCCATGTAATGGTGCTTTCATAGACTGGTGTAGTATGATTGACTGCAATGAAAATCTGGCTATTTACAAATTTAGCATCTGCTGTTGCTTGAAAGAGAGGTTCACGTATGTCATATTGAGCAAACTAGGAAGAATAGGAAAGATGTGCATTACATAGGTTCTCTCATGTTTCTCAGTAATGATAGAAACTTTTACCCTTTCTTTTCTTGGCCTTAACTAAGATCTCAGTTGTATTGTCACCATTTATGTTGGTTTCATTTGCTTAATTACTTGACACAATTTCTTGCAGGACTATGTACCTGAAAATCTGGATAGTGTAACTGAGTTTGTGGCTCCAGGATCTCCAAATTCCAGTTATGGTCAGGCATTGCCAACGGAGGAAGATTTTGCAAAGGAGCCTGTTATAGTTCCGTCCCAGCTGCATCAAACTGTCCTCGGTACAGATAATCAAGATGGAGCATCATCCTCAAAGCCTCAACATGTTGTACTTAACCACCTTTTCATTGAGAAAGGATGGGCATCGCATTCTGTTGTTGCCCTGGGATTGACCCATAGGTTTGAGTCCAAATACGTGACTGTTGTACTCTATAAGCCACTCAAAAGGTAACATGCACTTTTCCATGCTTCACTCTGTAAAGAAACGAAGGTAACTTTCACGGTTGTTTGTGAAGGTTGGCTGTTTTATAGATCTGCTTTGATACTTTTTAACATGTTTTGTTGCCCTTCAACATTAGTTTACCTTAAGGTGTTTGCATATGGAAAATTTTGCCATCTTTGGAGCACATCAAGGTTAAGCATCTGCCATGCTATATTTGCTATGTCCAGTTTTCTACAGCCTTGTAAATTGAGTGGTAGTTGATGTGTATGCATAATTAGGTAAACCTTTCTTAGATTGACATTTGATCCGACAGTAAAGAAAGTTTGATCCAGAATCAGACAATAGTGAGCTTCCATTTACTTCTAAACAAGGTTTGAACTTTGAACCTGAGGATTACCTCTGACCATTACTTTTTTGTTTGTTATACCTAGTTGTTCTTAAGATAGAGTAACATTTTAAATATCATCCATGGCTTAtgcgtttcttttctttttagtgGGGCTTTCTTTTGAACTTAGTGAATAATGACAGTTGACACCCATTTAAAATCGGCCAGTAATTCAAAACAGAAAGAGGGATGCACCATTACATAATTATCACCACTCACTGTTGGGTGTTTAGTTGGTAAGTCGGTTTTTAGTTCAATTGAGTCAATAGATCTGAAATTCGAATTTCAATGGTTGCAAAGTAGCAGAAATAATGAGTTCAGCAGTCTTGATTTCAGGCCAACAGTTGCAAAAATATAAGAAACTGATGATTGATTATGTTTCTTTTGGCTCTAATGACCACTGGAGATTGGGGAAGTCTTGGATTCCTTTTTCATATAGATATAGGGAGGGCCCTAGGATTGTTCAAGGATCAAATTCAGGGCTGGTTGTTGTCAACTGAAAACTTTCACCTATAGTTCAGTCAGTCGGCTGTTGTCAACTGACAACTATCACCTAGGGTTCAGTCAGTCGGCTGAAGTTTTTAGGAAtttagtaataaataatttatcaccaaaaaacataaaataacacTAACACCACTAGGTTTCGGAGACATGAAAGGATCCCTATTTGTTGGGGTTTTTTAATTTTGGGCATGATCAATATATTTTCCACAATCATTTcatgttcataaaaattaattttttcgagATTTATTATTGTCTCTTTTAAGaatattatttgtaaaatttgaatttgagtGAAATTTGTTATACTAATGCATTTAGGGATGGTAATAGAGTAGGGTGAGGCGGACGTTGCTAAATTCACTGGTGCTTTATAATTGGCACACTCTACTCTAGCGGTGAGCAAGTTTCGACttgattcaaaaaaattgaaaaaaaattataaaaaaattgaatttctagttaatcaatttttttgagttgagttaaattttataatttgaataactaaaataaattgaataatggaTTTGTGTAAATATCCCTTtagtcaattttgaaaataagcaacTTGAtttctctctcaacaaaaattataaaaaaaaatcaaaatatttataaaaatttcaaaaattatatttttaaaaaaattctaaaaaatatatgaagaaagttaaaattttaattttttttctaaaataataattttagaatctaaataaattaattaatgattcaagtttatcatactaaagtatttttcttagtttactttgaatttttttcaaatatatataatttcaaatttatgtgttttaatatggaattagttatactataaccatattttaatttgaaatgttcaatatttttattaaacttaaataattttacttgattcaattctacttgaattttagttaattcaactttatttgagaaaaattcaaatctagttaggatgataaaataaaacttaccgattcaattaactcaaaatttttcacTCAATTAAACTCGATTCGGTCAAATGCTTACCCCTACTCTGCTCCTCCACTTATCCCGCTCCACTATGGATGCACAATCTTGATAACCATTATTACCTTTATGGATGTTGGATACATCTATCTCTATCTCACTTTGCTctacttcaatttaatttttgctgATTATAGTtagtattttcaaatttttttaaagtcaagtaaatatttaaacataatttttttttaaaatatttaaatataaaatatataaatttttttttataatggactattatatttttacctttttaataatttatatatacaaaaataaaattgtaattttatatagTAGAATGCAACAAGACAAATAATTCTAATATCTGCTTCATACTTACTATAAATTcaactcttaaaattttttaaaaaaaagaagttgTTCCATTCAAAAtagattaattcaaaatttatccTACAGTTCGAATTCAATCTCTAAATATATCCAACATTTGTTGGTTGGTGGAGctcttttttaagttttttcttcttctctcggTCTGACCGTCGAAAGCCCATGATCCAAGGTATCTGCCTATAGCTATAAGACCATTTAACTCTTCATTTTAGGCAAGTCGCTGTCGCAAAACAAGTGAAAGGGTCCACTTGTTTGTCAtctcaactcaatgagcttggAAAAATAATGCAAAAGTAAAACACTAATGGAGATAGTGGACCTGAAACAGGATAATTAAGATGGACTTTATCTCCGCAATAAGTTGTATGATCACATGGGATACGTTACCCTTGCTTGTTGAGACTTTGCCCGCCATGGCTGGACTTTGTCCCCTCTCATCTCATCTCATGATTCTATTATCCCAGACAGGGATTGTTGCGAACCTTATATAACTTCTGGATGTTGCAGTGGTGAAATAGGTTACACAGTAGTTTCTTGCAAGCTTTTATCATTTATTGTAGAGGTGGTAAAATCTGAACTGCTTCATGGATTTAACATTAATCCGTTAAAATTGAGAATTATTTGTTATCTTATAAAAGTAAATTAGTATTTAATATTAACTCAATCAGAAATTTATggataaagaaaagtaaaatgaaaCTATATATAACAATAAGAAGTGATTATTTATAAATACAGATGTTGAATGTAAGAGAGAGGTGAATATGAGAGCCCCACTTTCACCCTCACTCCATTGTCATCCATGTGTTGAATGTACTGTGTGTATGCCTTCGACTGACTGTGTTACGTATATAATAATGGTGGGCAGGAAGGAGATGTGGTAATAATTTTGGAATTTTAAATTCTTCTTTTGACTGCTTTTTTTGGCTTGATGGTTCTTATTCTTAAtttactttctcttcttttcaacTCTGAAAGGCTGCCACCTTAcctacactttttttttttaaataaaaaataaaacactttcAGTCTACTGTCGTGTTTATCTAAAATGAACACACACAGTTGAAACAGTGACAATGGTGATGTGGAATGTAGATGTCATGTGGTGCTGTTAGGTTTATGTTCAAATCGTCACTTGTGGACAAATCTAAATGATTGATTACTCAAATTCGCATTCATAGTGGAGCTTCCCTTCCCTtgcctctttattttattgttttggtTTAGTCAACAGCTAGAAATCGGCTACCTGCACTTAGCAGCTGCTGTGAAAAAGA contains:
- the LOC107962786 gene encoding SNF1-related protein kinase regulatory subunit beta-1, giving the protein MGNANGREDGANGGIENLYLRSNGGEPIVPGAGPSASAVVVKVPSSDSMANSPPQSPSRSRSPLLFAPQVPVAPLPRGDGHSFFSQIWRHDSPGVVDSATEKGIPVIITWNFGGHDVAVEGSWDNWRSRKKLLRSGKDHSILLVLPSGIYHYKFIVDGEWRYMPDLPFVANELGHICNLLDVHDYVPENLDSVTEFVAPGSPNSSYGQALPTEEDFAKEPVIVPSQLHQTVLGTDNQDGASSSKPQHVVLNHLFIEKGWASHSVVALGLTHRFESKYVTVVLYKPLKR